The sequence below is a genomic window from Nostoc flagelliforme CCNUN1.
GTATTTGGTTAGTTGCTTTCGAGTCGGGCGTAAGTTCTACATTCGTCCAAGCTGTGATTTTTTCTTTGATTTGGCTTAAAGACCAATAGTTAGCGATCGCTTCGGACAAAAGTTTTTTTCGGATTTCATTATTTCTTACCCGCGCCAAGACTTGTGCTTTGGTGTATTCCAGTTGACCAGAACGCAGTGCCATTAAAATTTCTTCGGGCAGATTTAGCAAAGGTAAGCGTGTGGTAATGAACGATAGCCAATTCATGAGTCCCAGGCTCAAAAACACCTCTTGTACCGTGTTTGATTGTTCTTCATCTAGGTTAGGAGAAACGTTTTTACTAGATTCATTTTTCTCGGCTAAATGCTCAGAAACGTTGTCCTCAGATTGTGGATTATCTGGGTTAGGAGAAACGTTTTTACTAGATTCATTTAATGAGGATTTTGACGGCTGTTCCCCCTTGCTGTGAGCATTCTTCATTCTGTACAGCAAGGATTTCACGGCTTCTACATCGCAATGCAGCCGGATTGCCAACAGGTGCAATATCCCTTCAGTTTCTTCAATGGGGTTAAGGTCTTCTCGTTGCAGGTTTTCAATCAAAGCCAACTGAAACGCTTGGTCATCAGATAGCTCACGCACAACCACAGGCGCAACTTCAAGTTCTGCTTCCTGCCCTGCCCGATAACGTCGCTCTCCTGCTACTAATTCGTATTTACCTCCGCCAATTGGACGCACCAACAAAGGTTGGAGGATGCCATGCTGCTTGACTGACGAGACTAATTCTTTTAATGCTTGTGGGTCAAAGTATCGTCGGGGCTGGTGTTGAGGCAGAACTATATCTGAAAGTTTGATAGTAGTTTCAGTTGCGGCTGCTGGATTTCCATCTGGGGAGGATAACCAAGGTGCAGGGGGTGGAGTTGTAATTTGACCGCCAAAGGGTTTGTCTGTTTGTTTACGTCGGATCATAAAGCCTCCAAAGCCTTGGCGATTTCTTCAAGAATAGCGACTACAGGATGTTTCGGGTCAAATACTGCTAGGGGCGCACGTTCTTCTGACGCATCGACAAAAGCGGTAGCTCTGGGGATGGGTGGGAAAATACGACCCCAAGCGGAAAGTTGTTCAGTGATTGCTGCCAATGCGCGTTTATCGGCTGAGTTCTGTTGAGCATACCGCGTGGGAATAAACCCGGCTATTTGGATTTTGCGGTTGGCTTTATTTTTTACGTGGGTGATAGTTTGTAAGAGTTCGTCTGTTCCCTCAAAGGCTTTTATATGGGTTTCAACTGGAACGAGTACGTGTGTGGCCGCGACTAAGGCGATATAGGAAAGCAATCCTAAGCTGGGGGGACAATCTATAAGAATGAAGTCGTATTCCTCTAAAACGAATTCAACCGCTTCCTTGAGGCGCAAGTCACGCATAGCAGCACTGACTAACTGCATTTCTGCTCCACTTAGGACTCGGCTTGCTGGAACCAAGTCCATGCCGTGAATGCCCTCATGAATCGGTAAGGGCTGCTCGTCGATAATGGCATCAGCAACCGTTTTTTGTAACTGAGATGGCACTAACCCCATGAATTTGGTCAAGGACGCTTGGGGGTCTATGTCGATGAGGAGAACGCGGTGTTCTCGTTTTGCTAAGTGATATCCCAAATTTTGGGTCAGTGTCGATTTGGCGACACCACCCGCTTGGTTAAACAGGGCGATAATGCGGCAAAGAGGGTCAGAAGTTGACACTGGCATTATTCCTAGAAGATACGTTGAGGTTTGGTCAACCGACTCGGTTTTAGTTTCCAGTTTATTGAAGTGTATCAGAAGAAGAGAAGTTCTAGCTAAGACGGTAATTTCAGCAGTAGACTTTATAGAATCAAGCAACATTAAGTCATTCCTATGACAACCAAACAAGCAATTTTTGAAGCGATTGAACAACTGCCAGAGCAGCACCAAGAAGACGTGTTGCGGTATGTTCAACAGCTTGCACGTACTCAGAAATCACCAACCACAAACTCACCCACTGGCAGTAGCGACCCCCTGGCAAACTTCATTGGTGCAGTATCTCATGGCTCCTTGGCTGCCAACTTAGACTCGGAACTCTATGGCGACTAAGTGCTGAACTGATCAAATGTACGTGCGCGGTGTGGTAAAAAGTAGCTATTAAGGGTGCATCATGGAGACAAACTATACATTTAAATTCAATTCTTCCACTGCCTTAGAAGCCCTAAAAGTTGGTAAATACGACCCGCTCAACTTCTACGAGGCGCGTTTAAACCTGTTCAACCTCTCCGTAATGGCAGACTACGATCAGCTAATTTGTCTGCCCACACTAACTGCTATTGACAAATACTGGTATCAGATTGAAACAGCCCGAAAAGTACTTAGACAACTGGGTGGACGCGCATTACTAGCCGATGAAGTCGGATTGGGCAAAACCATTGAGGCGGGACTAATCATAGCCGAGTACTTAGCAAGGGGTATGGTACAGTCCATGCTGGTGTTAACTCCTG
It includes:
- a CDS encoding ParA family protein gives rise to the protein MPVSTSDPLCRIIALFNQAGGVAKSTLTQNLGYHLAKREHRVLLIDIDPQASLTKFMGLVPSQLQKTVADAIIDEQPLPIHEGIHGMDLVPASRVLSGAEMQLVSAAMRDLRLKEAVEFVLEEYDFILIDCPPSLGLLSYIALVAATHVLVPVETHIKAFEGTDELLQTITHVKNKANRKIQIAGFIPTRYAQQNSADKRALAAITEQLSAWGRIFPPIPRATAFVDASEERAPLAVFDPKHPVVAILEEIAKALEAL
- a CDS encoding ParB/RepB/Spo0J family partition protein; this encodes MIRRKQTDKPFGGQITTPPPAPWLSSPDGNPAAATETTIKLSDIVLPQHQPRRYFDPQALKELVSSVKQHGILQPLLVRPIGGGKYELVAGERRYRAGQEAELEVAPVVVRELSDDQAFQLALIENLQREDLNPIEETEGILHLLAIRLHCDVEAVKSLLYRMKNAHSKGEQPSKSSLNESSKNVSPNPDNPQSEDNVSEHLAEKNESSKNVSPNLDEEQSNTVQEVFLSLGLMNWLSFITTRLPLLNLPEEILMALRSGQLEYTKAQVLARVRNNEIRKKLLSEAIANYWSLSQIKEKITAWTNVELTPDSKATNQIPDRLQNITQRIKKRQLWKEKDKQKQLVNLLNKLEALLGDE